A region of Cucumis melo cultivar AY chromosome 2, USDA_Cmelo_AY_1.0, whole genome shotgun sequence DNA encodes the following proteins:
- the LOC103492443 gene encoding BTB/POZ and MATH domain-containing protein 4 codes for MADTNSNTPTATAPEKSPSASPTSSRSVTHTVNGSHKFVIQGYSLAKGMGPGKHIASDDFTVGGYQWAVYFYPDGKNVEDNSTYVSIFIALASDGTDVRALFELTLVDQSGKGKHKVHSHFERSLESGPYTLKYRGSMWGYKRFLRRSTLENSDYLKDDCLQINCTVGVVVSSIERPHSQTISIPESNIGAHFGALLENLEGSDVTFNVDGEKFQAHRLILAARSPMFRSEFLHMLEESKEEIFVKDLEPNVFKALLYFIYTDSIAEDVVVSSSSSSSDSGVGDHFMAKLLAAADRYGLERLRLMCESHLCKNLSVRSVAQVLSFAEEHHATELKAVCLRFAAMNLGAVMQSKGFEHLKENNPSLQSELLKILAQNCGDVCSNGSKSRSVWAQLSDGGDSNGRRVRQRT; via the exons ATGGCTGACACCAATTCCAATACCCCCACCGCCACCGCGCCGGAGAAAAGCCCCTCCGCCTCGCCAACGAGCTCAAGGTCGGTGACTCACACTGTCAATGGCTCTCATAAGTTTGTGATCCAGGGTTACTCTCTGGCGAAGGGAATGGGACCTGGCAAACACATTGCTAGCGATGATTTTACCGTCGGAGGGTATCAATGGGCCGTTTACTTTTATCCAGATGGGAAAAATGTTGAGGATAATTCGACTTATGTTTCTATATTCATCGCACTGGCTAGCGACGGTACCGATGTGAGGGCGTTGTTTGAACTCACACTTGTCGATCAGAGCGGTAAAGGGAAGCATAAGGTTCATAGCCATTTTGAGCGGTCACTCGAGAGTGGTCCGTATACTTTGAAGTATCGCGGCAGTATGTg GGGATATAAGCGTTTTCTTAGACGATCTACCCTTGAAAACTCTGACTACCTCAAGGATGATTGCTTGCAAATAAATTGTACTGTTGGAGTTGTGGTTTCGTCAATAGAGCGTCCTCATTCGCAGACAATTTCTATTCCCGAGTCTAATATTGGAGCTCATTTTGGTGCACTGCTGGAAAATTTAGAAGGTTCGGATGTCACTTTTAATGTTGATGGGGAAAAATTTCAAGCTCACAGGTTGATATTGGCTGCTAGATCACCTATGTTTCGGTCTGAATTTTTGCATATGTTAGAGGAAAGTAAGGAGGAGATTTTTGTTAAAGATCTAGAGCCTAACGTTTTCAAG GCTTTGCTGTACTTTATTTACACCGATTCCATCGCAGAGGACGTGGTTGTATCAAGTTCAAGTTCATCTTCTGATTCTGGTGTAGGCGACCACTTTATGGCAAAATTGTTAGCAGCAGCGGACAGATACGGTTTGGAGAGATTGAGACTGATGTGTGAATCTCATCTTTGTAAAAACCTTTCTGTACGGTCCGTCGCACAAGTACTAAGTTTTGCAGAAGAGCACCATGCCACTGAATTGAAAGCAGTTTGCCTGAGATTTGCTGCAATGAACCTTGGAG CTGTGATGCAATCAAAAGGTTTTGAGCATTTGAAGGAAAACAACCCTTCTCTTCAATCCGAGCTCCTGAAGATACTTGCACAAAACTGTGGGGATGTTTGTAGCAACGGATCGAAATCCCGGAGCGTGTGGGCTCAACTTTCCGATGGTGGCGACTCAAATGGAAGGAGAGTCAGACAAAGAACCTGA
- the LOC103492445 gene encoding calmodulin-7-like: MAEQLTDDQISEFKEAFSLFDKDGDGCITTKELGTVMRSLGQNPTEAELQDMINEVDADGNGTIDFPEFLNLMARKMKDTDSEEELKEAFRVFDKDQNGFISAAELRHVMTNLGEKLTDEEVDEMIREADVDGDGQINYEEFVKIMMAK, from the exons ATGGCCGAGCAGCTCACCGACGATCAGATCTCCGAGTTCAAGGAGGCCTTCAGCCTCTTCGACAAGGACGGCGATG GCTGTATCACCACCAAGGAGCTTGGGACTGTGATGAGGTCACTTGGCCAAAATCCAACTGAAGCTGAATTGCAAGACATGATCAATGAGGTGGATGCTGACGGAAACGGAACCATCGACTTCCCAGAGTTCCTGAATCTGATGGCTAGGAAGATGAAAGACACTGATTCAGAGGAGGAACTGAAGGAAGCCTTCCGTGTGTTCGACAAGGACCAAAATGGTTTCATTTCTGCAGCTGAACTCCGTCACGTGATGACAAATCTCGGCGAGAAATTGACTGACGAAGAAGTCGATGAGATGATTCGTGAGGCTGACGTGGATGGCGATGGCCAGATTAACTACGAGGAATTCGTAAAAATCATGATGGCCAAGTGA
- the LOC103492444 gene encoding SNF1-related protein kinase regulatory subunit beta-1, giving the protein MGNANGREQSTPGAPAAGGRADVDAQSPAISSVNSETSNVVSSDSMGNTPPHSPGKFRSPILFAPQIPVAPLQGGNGPTHYNGAWQNECDGAIDSPPEQGIPTIITWSYGGSNVAVEGSWDNWASRKTLQRTGKDFSLLMVLPSGVYHYKFIVDGQRRYIPDLPFIADEMGNVFNLLNVSDSVPDILQSVAEFEPPQSPETTYSQTFPTEEDFAKEPAAVPSQLHLTVLGMENADEASSSKPQHVVLNHLFIEKGWASQSVVALGLTHRFHSKYVTVVLYKPLNR; this is encoded by the exons ATGGGTAATGCCAATGGTAGGGAGCAGAGCACTCCCGGAGCACCAGCTGCCGGAGGAAGAGCTGACGTCGATGCGCAAAGTCCGGCAATTAGTTCGGTAAACAGTGAAACTAGTAACGTTGTTTCTTCAGATTCGATGGGAAATACTCCTCCTCATAGCCCTGGGAAGTTCCGATCCCCGATCTTGTTCGCTCCCCAG ATTCCAGTGGCTCCCTTGCAAGGAGGTAATGGTCCAACCCATTACAATGGAGCCTGGCAGAACGAATGTGATGGAGCAATAGATAGTCCTCCAGAGCAAGGAATCCCTACAATCATCACGTGGAGCTATGGAGGCAGTAATGTTGCCGTTGAGGGGTCTTGGGATAACTGGGCTTCCAG GAAGACCCTGCAGAGGACTGGCAAAGATTTTTCGCTACTTATGGTCCTTCCATCTGGAGTATATCATTATAAGTTCATTGTCGATGGTCAACGAAGATATATTCCAGATCTTCCTTTTATAGCTGATGAGATGGGCAATGTCTTTAATCTTCTCAATGTTTCT GATAGTGTGCCTGATATTCTACAGAGTGTGGCCGAGTTCGAGCCTCCACAATCACCAGAGACAACTTACAGCCAGACATTCCCCACCGAGGAAGACTTCGCCAAGGAACCAGCAGCTGTACCATCGCAGCTCCACCTCACAGTTCTCGGCATGGAGAACGCAGATGAAGCTTCATCCTCAAAACCTCAACACGTTGTGCTTAACCACCTTTTTATAGAGAAAGGATGGGCTTCTCAGTCTGTGGTTGCTTTGGGACTTACTCATAGGTTCCATTCAAAATATGTCACCGTTGTCCTCTACAAACCACTCAACAGGTAG